A genomic segment from Luteolibacter ambystomatis encodes:
- a CDS encoding DUF6717 family protein has translation MNSLLVIAPYKFEGMWVFDDPAVGLRQEPFVSGADTIIDMLTQSIPNAAEGFRLVFSAQPFPGYEARFVWNRPEMGGNWYAWPEGGIEGWLCPALFKYFETAPAEIYVKASAK, from the coding sequence ATGAACTCCCTCCTCGTCATCGCTCCTTATAAATTCGAAGGCATGTGGGTCTTCGATGATCCTGCCGTTGGATTGCGTCAGGAGCCGTTTGTCAGCGGTGCGGATACGATCATCGATATGCTCACGCAATCCATTCCGAACGCAGCGGAAGGATTCCGACTCGTGTTTTCCGCCCAACCGTTCCCGGGCTATGAGGCGCGCTTCGTCTGGAACCGTCCGGAGATGGGAGGCAACTGGTACGCATGGCCGGAGGGCGGAATCGAAGGCTGGCTCTGCCCGGCGCTATTCAAGTATTTCGAAACCGCCCCGGCAGAGATCTACGTGAAGGCTTCTGCGAAGTGA